In Acidobacteriota bacterium, the genomic window CGCCCCGCCACCGCCTTGATCCTGATGGGTGACTGGTGCGCGTCCTTCAGAGGCGCGACACCGAAGCCCGACGACGAGGGCGCGCAGCCACCGGAGCCCCAACGGCCTGGCCCTACGAGAAGGGTCCAAGGACGCGGCCAAGAGAAGAGGCCGCCAAGGAAAAGAGTGCCCGTTGACAGGGGCCGACTAATGGGTGACCCCTAGTCATGAGGACAACCCTCGCGACATGGACCTGGTCGGGCTGGACGCGGCCCTACGGGGCCTCCTCGCCCTCCGGTCCGGTGCGGTCGAAGACCTCCTGGGCGGCGAACATGGCGTTGAGGGCCGAAGGAAAGCCCACGTAGGGGGCCATGAGGAGGAGGATCTCCTTGATCTCCTCGCGGGACAGCCCCGCGTTCAGGGCGGCGTGAACGTGGGTCTTGAGCTGGGGCCTCGTGTGGCCGAGGGCGGTGAGGGCGCCAAGGGCCGCCGCCTCCCGGTATTTCGGATCGACGCCGGGCCGGGAGTAGACTTCCCCGAAGGCGAACTCCACGATGTACCGGGCCAGGTCGGGCGAGATGGCCCTCAGGCGCTCCACGGCGCGCACGCCCACCTCGCCGTCCACCTCCCTCAGCCGCCGCATTCCCCGTTCGAAGGCGCTTTCGTCGTTCATGGCCCGATCTCCCCCGAGGGCCTTCGTGAACAGGCCCTCTTGCCGCGTCACAACCCCTGCCGGATTCCGCGATGGAAAGGGCGAAACCTTCGAGAAAAGCTGTCTTTCACGAGGGAAACCCCGTTTTCTCCTCGACGGGGAGCGCCCTTCCCTCCCCGCTCCGCGGGCAGAGCCCGTGGAGCCTCACCCCACCCTTGGCGCGCCCTCGCCGAAGGCGCGAGGGCGCCCCGATCCCTTGATAGGTGAAGAAGGTCTTTCCTTCGGTTCATGGTTCCGCGCGCCTTCCGCGCCCTTTTTCTCGCTTCTTCACGGGATTGGGGCCCCTCCGTCCTCTTGCGCTTCGGCGTATCTTCTGGTATAAATGCGCTTTCGCGAAGGAGTTTCACCATGGCGAAGGTGTGCGATATCTGCGGAAAGAAGCCCTCCGTGGGC contains:
- a CDS encoding carboxymuconolactone decarboxylase family protein → MNDESAFERGMRRLREVDGEVGVRAVERLRAISPDLARYIVEFAFGEVYSRPGVDPKYREAAALGALTALGHTRPQLKTHVHAALNAGLSREEIKEILLLMAPYVGFPSALNAMFAAQEVFDRTGPEGEEAP